Part of the Methylophaga nitratireducenticrescens genome is shown below.
GCTGTTGCTGAACAACTTTTTCAGTGTTATCGGCCATGCTTGTCACATCAACTAACATATCAGCTTGCAGATCGGTGCTATTGGCTTGTTCCAGAATTTGTACAATTTCACTCAAAACAAGTTGGTTCTCAGCGGTGATATCTTCTATCTCAGCAAAATGTGACTTGATGATACTTCTTGGTGCTCCGGAACGCGCATCCAGTAAGAGTGCTTGTAAAACAGCCGATTTTTTATACTGAAGTTCGCTTGTCTTCGCGACACGTCGTTCCAGCGGGATAACCATCTCATTCATTACCGAAAACTCTTCGGCAATGTCTCGCATCTTTAAAATTGCAAACGCAGCAATAAAGAGCTGTGCAATCGTTAAAGCAATAACCACTGTAAAAATCTTCTTGCCAATCGACAGGTTATTTAAAAACTTCATTCATTATCCCGATAATTAAATAATTGATATTCCGCTATTACTGATGCAGTGTTAGCCGAAGAGACTGAAGATTATAACGGCAGATAAAGGATAAACCTGAGAAATATTCCTAAAATAACGTTATTACAAAGCGGTCATTCAGTCTAAGTTTCTCAGGGCAGTGCCCTTCATTTCACATGATGAACAAATCGAAAACGAGAGACTGGCTGGTATTAAAATTAGAATGTGATATCAGTGAAAACTATTTTGCCCGTGGCAGCGTCGATTTTGAAATTGATGATTTTGAAGAACTGGATTTACGGGCAATTGCCACCGCCAGTCCGGGTCGCGGTTTTTTATTCAGGAACCGGATTTAATCTTTAAAGGCTTTGCCGGTGTGGGTTATCGGTTTGAAAGTTACTCTGATGGCACCACTGAAAAAGATCCAACCGGTGTTTTAGGCTACGAAACCAATTATAACCTCAACAGCCGTCTGAATCTATTTCATGATTTAACTTATTACCCTTCGTTTAGCAGCCCCGGACAGAATTATCTGCTGGTCACCAACTTTGGTGCTGAAATGCCGATTACCAATGACGAAGCCTGGAAGTTACGGGCCAGTCTACGTAGCCAGTACAACAGTCAACCGGCTCTTGATGCAGAAACGACTGATACCAATTATCGGCTGAATCTGGTTTACGATTGGGAATAAACGCCTTGGGGATTATCCTGTAGCAGGTAATCGACAAAACCCGGCCGTTTCTGTAGAGCGGTCGGGTGTTGTCGCCACACCAGTTGAATGGACTTTTTTAAAGCATTATCTTCAATGGGAATGGCACACAAACTTCCATGCCTGACCTCATCGGCCACGGAAGAGGCAAATACCAGTGATATGCCCAGACCCGCCCGAACTGCCTGTTTCACAGCCTCGGTACTGCCCAATTGCATTGTGACTTTAGGCATCTGCTGAAAATCCTGTAGATACGTTTTCAGCAACCGACCTGTTCCACTACCCGATTCACCACCGATCAAATCCAGCCCGGCTAACATTGATTTGCTTATTGATGGCAGCTTTGCCAGCGGATGATCCATGGGTGTAATTAACACCAACGGTTCCGTTTTCCAGGTTTTCGATTCAAACCCGGCTTTTGGCGACCACCATTCCATCAGGGCAATATCGATTTCAGCATTTTCCAGTTTGTCAGCAACCGTTGGATTGTTATCAATCAGCAAGTCCAGCTTGTCCTGTTCCAGCGATTGCTGACGAAGGAAGTCATGTAAATAAGGCTGCAATAGATAAATACCGATATTGGAGCTGGCGCCCACTTTAAGCGTGGGGGATTGGATTGCCAGTAATGCTCTGTCCTGGAGACGTAACATGCTCTCAGCATATGGCAACAAACGTAAGGCATGTTCTGTCGGCTGGCAGCCACTTCGTCCCCGCTGAATCAATGACACTTTCAGCATTTCTTCCAGCTTTTGAATATGCTGAGTGATGGTCGGTTGTGCCAATCCCAACTCGATAGCAGCAGCCTGAAA
Proteins encoded:
- a CDS encoding DUF481 domain-containing protein, giving the protein MGYRFESYSDGTTEKDPTGVLGYETNYNLNSRLNLFHDLTYYPSFSSPGQNYLLVTNFGAEMPITNDEAWKLRASLRSQYNSQPALDAETTDTNYRLNLVYDWE
- a CDS encoding LysR family transcriptional regulator, translating into MLNLIWLKSLITVIEQHSFQAAAIELGLAQPTITQHIQKLEEMLKVSLIQRGRSGCQPTEHALRLLPYAESMLRLQDRALLAIQSPTLKVGASSNIGIYLLQPYLHDFLRQQSLEQDKLDLLIDNNPTVADKLENAEIDIALMEWWSPKAGFESKTWKTEPLVLITPMDHPLAKLPSISKSMLAGLDLIGGESGSGTGRLLKTYLQDFQQMPKVTMQLGSTEAVKQAVRAGLGISLVFASSVADEVRHGSLCAIPIEDNALKKSIQLVWRQHPTALQKRPGFVDYLLQDNPQGVYSQS